Proteins found in one Pontibacter sp. SGAir0037 genomic segment:
- a CDS encoding glycoside hydrolase family 43 protein — translation MKNFTGRKGFLSTIAVWLLVALGTVPLISYGQAHKSGKAVQAENIPLADPTIFYHEGTYYLYGTVEGGANEGFFVYTSSDMKTWEGPKGIKEGYALKKGDAYGSKGFWAPQVFYTGGKFYMAYTADENIAIATSNSPLGPFTQAEKAPLAAPVKQIDPFVFIDADGKKYLYHVRLTNGNRIFVAEMTDDFSAIKQETLRECISAQEPWENTVQAEWPVTEGPSILRQGKLYYLVYTANDFRNPDYAVGYATSTSPLGPWEKQKDSPILSKAAIGINGTGHGDFFTDKKGQLYYVFHTHYSDTKVGPRQTGIVKARFAGKSADNTKQLTISNKSFYYPKLEK, via the coding sequence ATGAAAAACTTTACCGGACGTAAGGGATTCTTAAGTACCATAGCCGTCTGGCTGCTCGTAGCATTGGGTACAGTCCCTTTGATAAGTTACGGACAGGCGCACAAATCAGGGAAGGCTGTGCAAGCAGAGAACATTCCTCTTGCAGATCCGACCATATTTTATCACGAAGGGACCTATTACCTCTACGGAACGGTGGAAGGCGGGGCTAACGAAGGCTTCTTTGTATATACCTCCTCTGATATGAAAACATGGGAAGGGCCAAAAGGTATAAAAGAGGGCTATGCGTTAAAAAAAGGGGATGCCTACGGTAGTAAAGGCTTTTGGGCTCCTCAGGTGTTTTATACTGGCGGGAAATTCTACATGGCTTATACAGCCGACGAAAACATTGCTATCGCAACAAGTAACTCTCCCTTAGGCCCGTTTACACAAGCAGAAAAAGCACCTTTGGCAGCTCCTGTAAAGCAAATTGATCCTTTTGTGTTTATAGATGCCGATGGGAAAAAGTACCTGTACCATGTCAGGCTAACCAATGGAAACAGAATTTTTGTGGCGGAAATGACTGATGATTTTTCTGCCATAAAGCAGGAAACACTGCGTGAATGCATCAGCGCGCAGGAACCCTGGGAAAACACAGTGCAGGCAGAATGGCCGGTTACAGAAGGGCCTTCCATTCTCAGGCAGGGTAAGCTGTATTATCTGGTATACACTGCCAACGACTTCCGCAATCCCGACTATGCCGTTGGGTATGCTACCAGCACCAGTCCGCTGGGGCCTTGGGAGAAGCAAAAAGATAGTCCTATCCTTAGCAAAGCAGCTATTGGTATAAACGGTACGGGCCACGGCGATTTTTTCACCGATAAGAAAGGGCAGTTGTATTACGTATTTCATACCCATTACTCCGACACCAAAGTAGGGCCCAGGCAAACAGGTATTGTAAAAGCCCGGTTTGCCGGAAAAAGCGCTGATAATACAAAACAGCTGACGATAAGCAATAAAAGTTTTTACTACCCTAAGCTAGAGAAGTAG
- a CDS encoding family 43 glycosylhydrolase: protein MKYRMVISLFLFFQLSFLTGCGKEDAPRNDPAFNTNTTFTNPIMTNGPDPWVAQKDGIYYYTHTMGNRIGIYKTNAVTQLRATSSKTIWTPPATGAYSRNIWAPEFHFVASKWYCYFAADDGNDENHRMYVIENSSPDPTTGTWEFKGKISDPSDKWAIDGTVLEHEGQLYFLWSGWEGTDPGSNSGRQQIYIATMSNPWTISSERVMISRPTYNWEMNGLVNEGPVILKNKEGDVFLIYSGSGCWTDDYSLGMLRLKEGGNPMSADDWEKKATPVLSKNPANGAYGPGHNGFFTSPDGTEDWIIYHANTLSGQGCGGTRNTRIQKFSWNADGTPNFGEPANINIRHDKPSGEVQ, encoded by the coding sequence ATGAAATACCGCATGGTTATTAGCCTCTTCTTATTTTTTCAGCTTTCTTTCTTAACCGGCTGTGGTAAGGAAGATGCACCCAGGAATGATCCCGCCTTTAATACAAATACCACTTTTACGAACCCTATTATGACGAACGGACCTGATCCGTGGGTGGCACAGAAAGATGGCATTTATTATTATACCCACACCATGGGCAACAGGATAGGTATCTATAAAACCAATGCTGTTACACAACTTCGGGCTACATCAAGCAAAACAATCTGGACACCCCCTGCTACCGGGGCTTACTCAAGAAATATTTGGGCTCCTGAATTTCATTTTGTAGCTAGCAAGTGGTACTGCTATTTTGCTGCAGACGACGGGAACGATGAGAACCATCGCATGTATGTTATAGAAAACAGTTCTCCTGATCCAACAACAGGCACCTGGGAGTTTAAAGGTAAAATAAGTGATCCTTCTGATAAATGGGCCATTGACGGAACTGTGCTGGAGCACGAAGGCCAGCTTTACTTTTTATGGTCAGGCTGGGAGGGCACCGATCCGGGTAGTAATTCGGGGAGGCAGCAAATCTACATTGCCACCATGAGTAACCCCTGGACCATTAGCAGTGAGCGGGTCATGATATCGAGGCCGACTTACAATTGGGAAATGAATGGTTTGGTAAATGAAGGACCAGTTATCCTGAAGAACAAAGAAGGCGATGTCTTTTTAATTTACTCCGGCAGTGGCTGCTGGACGGACGACTATTCTTTGGGTATGCTTCGTTTAAAAGAAGGAGGTAATCCTATGAGTGCAGACGATTGGGAAAAGAAGGCTACACCGGTTTTATCTAAAAATCCGGCAAATGGTGCTTACGGCCCTGGGCATAATGGTTTCTTTACATCTCCTGACGGAACGGAAGACTGGATTATCTATCATGCCAATACCTTAAGCGGACAAGGCTGTGGCGGCACCAGGAATACCCGTATTCAGAAGTTTAGCTGGAATGCAGACGGAACCCCCAACTTCGGTGAACCAGCAAACATTAACATCAGACACGATAAGCCAAGCGGTGAAGTGCAGTAA
- a CDS encoding RagB/SusD family nutrient uptake outer membrane protein, giving the protein MKKKILCSLMAVGLVMMSCKKELDIPNPNEASVEVYWTNADEAVKGVHAIYSTLHRGAISRWMPFYYIIRSDEGRSSSGDPNIINNMDQFLVTDYNYGNAYDIWRDNYVGIFRANQVIANVPGIDMDANLKQRLIGEAHFLRALFYYHLVTLWGNVPLMLEPSTPEDVPPTATQAEVWAQIQADLTEAVNSLPARYDNPSDLGRATKGAAYAMLAKALMQQRKYNEALTPLAWLVEGEGKSIYNLMPNYRDNFLVSTENNVESVFEWQFLMNPAENHDDDTDPRIDNLNTGTSIAQFFAPPGVGWSDGEARRWLVDEFLEEETTSGGRDPRLAASLLFNYTDERGPQNTMIYGESFAQRYGADNERVWFRKFLNDHWKNQEGYSSPNNWRYIRYADVLLMYAESLNATGQTAQAYQYVDRVRQRAGLAPLTDVMPGLNQQSFLTQLKHERVTELTGEGHRWNDLARWGDLGPQLVQRDPAFSNFVVGKHELLPIPTQEIDINPNLIQNEGWR; this is encoded by the coding sequence ATGAAAAAGAAAATACTTTGCTCATTAATGGCTGTAGGTTTGGTTATGATGAGCTGTAAGAAAGAATTAGATATTCCAAATCCAAACGAGGCATCGGTAGAAGTATACTGGACAAATGCGGATGAGGCGGTAAAAGGTGTACATGCTATCTATAGCACACTGCACCGAGGCGCAATTTCCAGATGGATGCCTTTTTACTATATTATTCGCTCCGATGAAGGTAGAAGTAGCAGTGGCGATCCTAATATTATTAATAACATGGATCAATTTCTGGTAACTGACTATAACTACGGCAATGCCTACGATATCTGGAGAGACAACTATGTAGGTATTTTCAGAGCTAACCAGGTTATTGCGAATGTTCCCGGTATTGATATGGATGCTAATCTGAAACAGCGGTTGATAGGGGAAGCTCATTTCTTAAGGGCACTTTTCTATTATCACCTGGTAACCTTGTGGGGAAATGTGCCGCTTATGTTGGAGCCTTCGACACCTGAGGATGTGCCTCCAACTGCAACTCAGGCAGAAGTGTGGGCGCAGATTCAAGCTGACCTGACAGAGGCAGTTAATAGTCTGCCAGCCAGATACGACAACCCCAGTGACCTGGGACGAGCCACAAAAGGTGCTGCTTATGCCATGTTAGCAAAGGCATTGATGCAGCAGCGAAAATATAATGAAGCCTTAACGCCACTCGCATGGCTTGTGGAAGGAGAAGGGAAGAGTATCTATAATCTGATGCCTAACTATCGGGATAATTTCTTGGTAAGTACAGAGAATAATGTGGAATCAGTGTTTGAATGGCAATTTCTGATGAATCCTGCTGAAAACCATGATGATGACACAGATCCGCGCATAGATAATCTAAACACAGGCACCTCCATAGCCCAGTTTTTTGCCCCTCCTGGTGTTGGTTGGTCTGATGGGGAAGCGCGCAGGTGGTTAGTAGACGAGTTTTTGGAAGAGGAAACTACCAGTGGAGGAAGAGATCCTCGCTTAGCTGCATCGCTCCTTTTTAACTACACCGATGAGAGAGGCCCTCAAAATACAATGATTTATGGCGAATCTTTTGCACAACGTTATGGTGCCGATAATGAACGTGTGTGGTTTCGAAAATTCCTGAACGACCACTGGAAAAACCAGGAAGGCTATAGTTCACCTAATAACTGGCGCTACATTCGGTATGCGGATGTGCTGCTGATGTACGCGGAGTCTTTAAATGCGACTGGGCAGACTGCACAGGCTTACCAGTATGTGGACAGAGTTAGACAAAGAGCAGGCCTGGCCCCTTTAACAGATGTCATGCCCGGACTAAATCAGCAGAGCTTTTTAACACAGTTAAAGCATGAAAGAGTTACAGAACTCACTGGAGAGGGCCATCGCTGGAATGATCTGGCAAGATGGGGTGATCTGGGGCCTCAGCTAGTTCAGAGAGATCCTGCTTTCAGTAATTTTGTAGTGGGCAAGCATGAGTTACTACCAATTCCGACGCAGGAAATTGACATTAACCCTAACCTGATTCAAAACGAAGGCTGGCGATAA
- a CDS encoding TonB-dependent receptor, which produces MMKRLRKIPFLVPIVLCTSLELPAQAQVLTALAKSPVNRLESVDSNFKPLADILGELEKRYKVSFNYDSELISKKYADAEALKASGAELEKVLLLILDNQKLTSEKINDSTYLILPRAEQPREATPVKAATQIEKSAAITVTGRVTDENGEGLPGVTVALRGTSVGGTTNAEGNYTLAVPDGQENGVLAFSFVGYVTQEVQIGNRTTINVQLAPDNQVLDEVVVIGYQTVRKSDLTGAVSVINPEAANRVTSNSVAESIQGLAPGVTVRNGGAPGQMARIEIRGAASFTNTDPLYVIDGMIADANTTINQNDIESIQILKDASAAAIYGSRAANGVIIITTRQGKEGPAKVNFSAKYGIQQVPKRWDMMNSAEFAELQRIQYENSGLTPPTSVGSAYDPNVDTDWQDEVLRTGNMQDYNLSISGGSNTSNYLVSGSYFNNTGVLIGNSFERGSLRVNTRSQKGRVTFGENMVITNTIAKSPGEGNPFLDMPQMLPVIPVRGSRYITESNPEGWGIGTVPDASFAATTYAWNPLAVNSLASSRNNYAKLVGNAYADVKILDWLNYKFNAGAEVSFDHNSNIRKIGIWQMSAAPRPSSINEARSRFLSLLFEHTVNFNKTLGAHNINGVLGYTQQHTSRETTAAGRTNLSVFNNEYFTTIGSATGDPSADGGRPVDYRIYGYLGRINYTYNDKYLLTLTGRVDQDSRFGENYRTGFFPSVAASWRISNEDFFDVAWVSDLKINASYGELGIVTVGSWDYTSYINNSPIAVFGPDQNPYFGAYQAALANPDLRWEERVVKNIGLDASLLNNRVSLSLELYNSLSKDALLRLPVAGYLGNLTGDPFVNAGSIRNTGIEVSATYRNSVNDFKWDVSANITTIKNKVESVGRRAGGIDYITAGDTRTQVGRSLGEWFVLKTDGLFQSYDEINNYRNADGVIIQPNAQPGDIRYIDLNGDGTINDADRTFAGSPWPTLQSGAQFNAAYKQLTLNVQLIGVFGNTIYNGVRRELDDYTGTNFRRDISPWSPTNTNTTDPRIGVLEGDPGIDLNNRSNTDRWLENGSYVRLRNVELGYNLPANLLGRAGITNSRLFVSGQNLFTITKYTGLDPDVVGSGILERGLDNGNWPASRVISVGIQGEF; this is translated from the coding sequence ATGATGAAACGTTTACGAAAGATTCCATTCCTGGTGCCGATAGTATTGTGCACTAGCTTGGAGCTACCAGCACAGGCACAGGTGCTTACAGCGCTTGCCAAGTCTCCTGTAAACAGACTTGAGTCAGTCGATTCAAATTTTAAACCACTGGCTGATATACTTGGCGAGCTTGAGAAACGGTATAAAGTTAGCTTTAACTATGATAGTGAACTGATTTCGAAGAAGTATGCAGATGCAGAGGCACTGAAAGCAAGTGGTGCCGAACTGGAAAAGGTGCTGCTCCTGATTCTTGATAACCAGAAACTTACTTCGGAGAAGATTAACGATAGCACCTATCTGATTTTACCTCGTGCAGAACAACCCAGAGAGGCAACTCCTGTAAAAGCCGCTACCCAAATTGAAAAAAGTGCGGCTATTACGGTAACAGGTAGAGTAACAGATGAGAACGGAGAGGGGCTGCCTGGTGTAACGGTTGCCTTAAGAGGCACATCTGTGGGAGGCACTACCAATGCCGAAGGTAATTATACCTTAGCAGTGCCTGATGGGCAGGAAAATGGCGTGTTAGCGTTTTCATTTGTGGGGTATGTAACACAGGAGGTGCAGATTGGAAACAGAACCACCATAAATGTACAGTTAGCACCGGATAACCAGGTGCTGGATGAGGTAGTGGTGATCGGTTACCAGACCGTAAGAAAAAGTGATTTAACGGGTGCGGTTTCTGTTATCAATCCTGAGGCAGCCAATAGGGTTACCTCTAATTCGGTGGCTGAATCAATTCAGGGCTTGGCACCGGGTGTTACGGTAAGAAATGGTGGTGCGCCAGGGCAAATGGCCCGGATTGAAATCAGGGGTGCCGCCAGCTTTACCAATACAGATCCGCTCTATGTTATTGATGGTATGATCGCAGATGCCAATACCACTATTAACCAAAACGATATAGAGTCTATTCAGATTTTAAAGGACGCCTCTGCTGCTGCTATTTATGGTTCCAGAGCTGCAAACGGTGTAATTATTATCACAACCAGGCAGGGTAAAGAAGGGCCGGCAAAGGTTAACTTTTCTGCAAAATACGGAATTCAGCAAGTGCCGAAGCGCTGGGATATGATGAACAGCGCTGAATTTGCTGAATTGCAACGAATTCAATACGAAAACTCCGGATTAACGCCTCCCACAAGTGTCGGCTCTGCTTATGATCCGAATGTGGATACCGATTGGCAGGATGAGGTGCTTAGAACCGGGAACATGCAAGACTATAACCTGTCTATTTCTGGTGGTTCTAATACGAGTAATTACTTAGTGTCAGGTAGTTACTTTAATAACACGGGTGTTTTAATCGGGAACTCATTTGAGAGGGGAAGCCTTCGGGTAAACACCCGCAGCCAGAAGGGGCGTGTTACGTTTGGTGAAAACATGGTCATCACCAATACAATTGCTAAATCTCCAGGAGAAGGAAATCCTTTTCTGGATATGCCTCAGATGCTGCCTGTTATACCTGTTAGAGGTAGCAGGTACATTACAGAATCTAATCCTGAAGGCTGGGGAATTGGTACGGTGCCTGATGCTTCTTTTGCGGCTACAACGTATGCCTGGAATCCTTTGGCTGTTAATAGCCTGGCATCTTCCAGAAACAACTATGCAAAACTTGTAGGTAATGCCTATGCAGATGTCAAAATCCTGGACTGGTTAAACTATAAGTTTAATGCTGGTGCTGAAGTGAGCTTCGACCATAACAGTAATATCCGGAAAATTGGTATCTGGCAGATGAGTGCGGCACCCCGGCCGAGTTCTATAAATGAGGCGCGTTCCAGGTTTTTAAGCTTATTATTTGAGCATACAGTTAACTTTAACAAAACACTTGGTGCGCATAATATTAATGGTGTTTTAGGTTATACACAGCAGCATACCTCTCGTGAGACAACAGCAGCTGGTCGTACCAATCTGTCTGTTTTCAATAACGAATACTTTACGACCATAGGTTCTGCTACAGGGGATCCTTCTGCAGATGGTGGCAGGCCTGTTGATTACAGGATATACGGTTACTTAGGAAGGATAAATTATACCTATAACGATAAGTACCTGTTAACTTTAACAGGTCGTGTAGACCAGGACTCAAGATTTGGGGAAAACTACAGAACAGGTTTCTTTCCTTCTGTTGCGGCTTCCTGGCGAATTAGCAACGAAGACTTCTTTGATGTAGCCTGGGTATCAGATCTAAAAATTAATGCCTCATACGGTGAGTTAGGAATCGTTACGGTAGGGTCGTGGGATTATACCTCTTACATAAACAACAGCCCTATTGCTGTTTTCGGCCCTGACCAGAATCCTTATTTCGGTGCATACCAGGCCGCACTGGCAAATCCGGATTTAAGGTGGGAAGAAAGAGTTGTGAAAAACATCGGCTTAGATGCCAGTTTATTGAATAACAGAGTTTCGCTTTCTCTAGAGCTGTACAACTCTTTATCAAAAGATGCACTGTTACGCTTACCTGTAGCTGGATACTTAGGTAACTTAACCGGAGATCCGTTTGTAAATGCAGGTTCGATCCGGAACACAGGCATTGAGGTATCTGCTACTTACCGCAATAGTGTTAACGACTTTAAATGGGATGTATCTGCAAACATAACCACCATCAAAAACAAAGTTGAAAGTGTGGGCAGGAGAGCCGGTGGTATCGATTATATAACAGCAGGCGATACCCGTACGCAGGTAGGTCGATCTTTAGGAGAGTGGTTTGTGCTGAAAACGGATGGGCTTTTCCAGAGCTATGATGAAATAAATAATTACAGAAATGCAGACGGTGTCATTATTCAGCCAAATGCCCAACCAGGTGACATCAGGTATATTGACCTGAACGGAGATGGTACTATCAACGATGCTGACAGAACGTTTGCCGGCTCACCATGGCCGACATTACAGTCAGGCGCACAATTTAATGCCGCTTACAAACAGCTTACGTTGAATGTGCAATTAATAGGCGTGTTCGGGAACACCATTTATAATGGGGTAAGACGGGAACTGGATGATTACACAGGTACTAACTTCCGCCGCGATATAAGCCCATGGTCTCCTACCAACACCAATACCACAGATCCAAGAATAGGTGTATTAGAGGGAGATCCCGGCATAGATTTAAACAACCGGTCCAACACGGATCGCTGGTTGGAAAACGGGTCTTATGTACGTCTTCGTAACGTTGAACTTGGGTATAACCTTCCTGCAAATCTTTTAGGAAGAGCAGGTATCACCAATTCAAGGCTGTTTGTGAGTGGCCAGAATCTTTTTACTATCACCAAATATACCGGACTGGACCCTGATGTGGTAGGAAGTGGAATTCTGGAGAGAGGGTTAGATAACGGGAACTGGCCGGCGAGCCGTGTCATTTCGGTTGGCATTCAAGGTGAATTTTAA
- a CDS encoding FecR family protein — MTNYQTIQDLMLDAHFCSWVNGTDPEAEAHWKAWLDEHPEKAELVRQAKSLVQSLNSTSNTLSEQDKAFMWEAIRNRNAHEAQHGYLRVAEEPAVGDSLRGWGFYTRVAAGFAALLVLGVAMFWLLSSGNEEYTEYSTAYGEVKNLELPDGSSVVLNANSTLRYANKWSKEKAREVQLSGEAFFAVTHQYNNQKFQVKLQDGVAVEVLGTTFTVTMRPEKTRVVLNEGKVKLSVFEERMFGLYSATKHENTLKPGELIELGRLQQVVHKEQLADPDVYAAFKRNEIVFRDAPLTEVARILKDNYGYQVTFADPELAKRRFTGTVPVAGIQVLFTALEKLFDVEIAVEDKEIRIT; from the coding sequence ATGACCAATTACCAGACCATACAAGATTTAATGCTGGATGCCCACTTCTGCAGTTGGGTAAATGGCACCGATCCGGAAGCGGAAGCGCACTGGAAAGCCTGGCTAGACGAGCATCCGGAGAAGGCTGAACTGGTACGGCAGGCAAAGTCTTTGGTGCAGTCTTTAAATAGCACCAGTAACACCTTGTCTGAGCAGGATAAAGCTTTCATGTGGGAGGCCATACGTAACAGAAATGCCCACGAAGCACAGCACGGTTATTTAAGAGTAGCAGAGGAGCCTGCTGTAGGAGATAGCCTCAGGGGCTGGGGCTTCTACACAAGGGTAGCAGCAGGATTTGCAGCCTTGCTTGTTTTGGGAGTAGCTATGTTCTGGCTTCTGTCTTCCGGTAACGAGGAGTACACGGAGTATAGCACTGCCTATGGAGAGGTGAAAAACTTAGAGCTGCCCGACGGGTCTTCCGTAGTACTGAACGCTAATTCTACTCTCAGGTATGCAAACAAGTGGAGCAAGGAAAAAGCCAGAGAGGTACAATTAAGTGGCGAAGCATTTTTTGCTGTAACACATCAATACAATAACCAGAAGTTTCAGGTGAAACTGCAGGACGGGGTAGCTGTTGAGGTATTGGGCACCACGTTTACCGTAACCATGCGGCCCGAGAAAACAAGAGTTGTACTGAATGAGGGTAAAGTAAAGCTTTCGGTTTTTGAAGAAAGAATGTTTGGCCTTTATTCAGCCACAAAACATGAAAATACTTTAAAGCCAGGTGAACTAATAGAACTGGGGCGCCTGCAGCAGGTTGTGCATAAAGAGCAGCTTGCCGATCCGGATGTTTATGCGGCCTTTAAGCGTAACGAGATAGTTTTCAGAGATGCACCACTTACCGAAGTAGCCAGAATACTGAAGGATAACTACGGCTACCAGGTTACGTTTGCCGATCCGGAGCTAGCTAAAAGAAGGTTTACAGGTACTGTGCCTGTAGCGGGTATACAAGTTTTGTTTACCGCACTTGAGAAGCTATTTGATGTAGAGATAGCTGTTGAAGACAAAGAAATCAGAATAACGTAA
- a CDS encoding RNA polymerase sigma factor gives MKGLANEEIIWDNFRAGSEEAYALIYETYSSILYSYGCSLNHDKELVKDCLQDLFVNLWHKRTSLGPTNSIKYYLFRSLRRELVRTLRQRSIVMEASDTLTEYSAEDRWIGSEDNSSMKRMLENALSKLSERQREAIYLRFFQSMEFEDIARIMDITPRAVYKLIYRAIDVLHKNYFPAAQKDSPALLVSYPEFQLYLLLLLFCISF, from the coding sequence ATGAAGGGTTTAGCAAACGAAGAAATTATTTGGGATAACTTCCGTGCCGGTAGTGAAGAAGCGTATGCCCTTATTTACGAAACGTACTCTTCCATCCTCTATAGTTATGGCTGCAGCTTAAATCATGACAAAGAACTGGTGAAAGACTGTCTGCAGGACCTGTTTGTCAATCTCTGGCATAAAAGAACCTCTCTTGGGCCAACCAATTCCATTAAGTATTATCTTTTTCGCTCGCTGAGGCGGGAGTTGGTGCGTACGCTCCGGCAACGTTCCATTGTAATGGAAGCTTCAGATACATTAACAGAATACTCTGCTGAAGACAGGTGGATCGGATCCGAAGATAATTCTTCTATGAAGCGAATGCTGGAAAATGCCCTGAGTAAATTATCGGAGAGGCAGCGGGAAGCCATATACCTGCGGTTCTTTCAGAGCATGGAGTTCGAAGACATTGCACGAATAATGGATATTACACCGAGAGCTGTGTATAAATTGATTTACAGGGCAATTGATGTGCTACACAAAAACTATTTTCCTGCTGCGCAGAAAGATTCCCCTGCCTTACTAGTCTCTTATCCTGAATTTCAGCTGTACCTCCTCTTGCTGCTGTTTTGCATCTCCTTTTAA
- a CDS encoding glutathionylspermidine synthase family protein produces the protein MNNLTIRLEKHQGDIDKAVRGLGWDWVVEEDCANYVPGEAVLLPEKEADSLLEATETLYDMLVQAVPDDLPDPFLTVLGIPENLWQLVRHSWQDERQWHLYGRFDLALTPDGPKLIEFNADTATSIPETAVVQWASLAAAGKNDANQYSGLYEALVEQLKTWRMLNDDLAPNLLLTYIGASAEDETNCTVIAQAAREAGFDAHLCPIDQISVSTEGEEKGIWAQVGAEQWQQFPFLFKLLPWEEIAWEEPELLASLTLLTRTRTVTIANPAYSLLFQSKGMLAWLWKAFPYHPLLLAADLEPLSGKYIRKPYFGREGQSVQVVDKGEVTKMQGDYDEQQQVYQQWVELPQDKDGYQYQAGVFWAGEGCAIGFRREKGIITNLSQFVPHRVE, from the coding sequence ATGAATAATCTGACTATTCGCCTGGAGAAACATCAGGGCGATATTGATAAAGCTGTTCGTGGATTGGGTTGGGATTGGGTAGTGGAAGAAGATTGTGCGAATTATGTGCCGGGAGAAGCAGTGCTATTGCCAGAGAAAGAAGCTGACTCGTTGCTTGAGGCCACCGAAACGCTTTATGATATGCTGGTACAGGCCGTGCCGGATGACTTACCGGATCCTTTTTTAACAGTGTTGGGGATTCCCGAAAATCTTTGGCAACTGGTGCGTCATTCGTGGCAGGATGAAAGGCAGTGGCATCTCTATGGCCGTTTTGATCTGGCTTTAACACCAGACGGACCCAAACTGATCGAGTTTAACGCCGATACCGCTACCTCTATTCCGGAAACAGCCGTTGTGCAGTGGGCTAGTCTGGCAGCAGCCGGAAAAAACGACGCCAATCAGTATTCTGGTTTGTATGAGGCCCTGGTAGAGCAGTTGAAAACTTGGCGTATGCTTAACGATGACCTGGCTCCGAACCTATTGCTTACCTATATAGGTGCAAGTGCCGAAGATGAAACCAACTGTACCGTTATTGCTCAGGCTGCCCGCGAAGCTGGATTTGATGCCCATCTCTGTCCGATAGATCAGATCAGCGTTTCTACAGAAGGAGAAGAAAAAGGCATTTGGGCACAGGTGGGTGCTGAGCAGTGGCAGCAGTTTCCCTTCCTGTTTAAGTTATTGCCCTGGGAAGAGATTGCCTGGGAAGAGCCTGAACTGCTGGCAAGCCTGACACTTTTAACCCGTACCCGAACGGTTACTATTGCAAACCCGGCTTATAGTCTGCTTTTCCAGAGCAAAGGAATGTTGGCCTGGTTGTGGAAAGCATTTCCTTACCACCCGCTTTTGCTGGCAGCCGATTTAGAACCACTTAGTGGCAAGTACATCCGCAAGCCGTACTTTGGCCGCGAAGGGCAGAGCGTGCAGGTAGTAGACAAGGGGGAGGTAACTAAAATGCAGGGCGATTACGATGAACAGCAACAGGTATACCAGCAATGGGTGGAGCTGCCTCAGGACAAAGACGGCTACCAGTACCAGGCCGGTGTTTTCTGGGCAGGAGAGGGGTGTGCAATTGGTTTCCGTAGAGAGAAAGGAATTATTACCAACTTATCTCAGTTTGTGCCGCACCGGGTAGAGTAG
- the murI gene encoding glutamate racemase, which produces MKQRPIGVFDSGIGGLTVAQAIINVLPNERIIYFGDTAHLPYGDKSTAAIQSYAVKICDLLIRQHCKVILIACNSASAAAYELVKEYVGSKAKVLNVIDPIVQHIGQTYPAKTIGLIGTKQTVNSNVYRKKVDELDLDIYLKSVATPLLAAMIEEGFFNDSISESVINAYLSDPELQQVEALILGCTHYPLIKKQIEKYYQGKVDVLDASQIVAAHVKLFLEEQGLLAEKQQGDHKFYVSDFTRSFEESTRIFFKRQVHLEHYPLWE; this is translated from the coding sequence ATGAAACAGAGGCCTATCGGTGTTTTTGATAGCGGTATAGGCGGACTTACAGTAGCGCAGGCTATTATTAATGTTTTACCCAACGAAAGAATAATTTATTTTGGTGATACAGCGCACCTGCCTTATGGCGATAAATCAACAGCAGCAATTCAGTCTTATGCTGTAAAAATATGTGATCTGCTTATCCGGCAGCATTGCAAAGTAATCCTGATTGCCTGCAATTCGGCCTCTGCCGCTGCCTATGAACTGGTAAAAGAGTATGTGGGCAGTAAAGCAAAGGTGCTGAATGTAATCGACCCGATTGTACAGCATATAGGGCAAACGTATCCTGCGAAAACAATCGGGCTGATTGGTACAAAGCAAACTGTAAACTCGAACGTATACCGGAAAAAGGTAGATGAACTGGACCTGGATATATATTTAAAGTCGGTTGCAACACCTTTACTGGCAGCCATGATCGAAGAAGGCTTTTTTAATGATTCCATTTCAGAAAGTGTGATCAATGCTTACCTTTCCGATCCGGAGCTTCAGCAGGTGGAGGCTCTTATTCTGGGGTGTACCCATTATCCGCTTATAAAAAAGCAGATAGAAAAATATTACCAGGGAAAAGTAGATGTGCTGGATGCCAGCCAGATTGTGGCTGCGCATGTAAAGCTTTTCCTGGAAGAACAGGGTTTGCTGGCGGAAAAGCAGCAGGGCGACCATAAATTTTATGTGTCGGATTTTACACGTTCTTTTGAAGAAAGTACCCGTATCTTCTTTAAAAGACAGGTGCACCTGGAGCACTATCCGCTCTGGGAATAA